The Hypanus sabinus isolate sHypSab1 unplaced genomic scaffold, sHypSab1.hap1 scaffold_194, whole genome shotgun sequence genome window below encodes:
- the LOC132387522 gene encoding probable G-protein coupled receptor 139: MSQLKIPRGDLRVYNCDAPGRNADPELQSERPPTACGPKMLETFNSARRICYLIIAIIGLPVNLVAIAILSRGKCGLSSCTTRYLVVMAAADLLAVVTAVILMRISYYFPGSYLDRYPTCNINFFLMCAARDCSVWFTVAFSFDRFVLICCQKLKTKYCTLKTAAAVLAITGVLLCLKNVPFYFSSEPKFIIDKVPWFCKRKRVYYTDPLWVGFRMFDKVVTPLLPLAFILLFNVLTVRHILLASRVRKALRGQSKGQNQSDPEMESRRRSMILLFTISGSFILLWLTTVLDFLYYNIAGTTPSQYNNSEFIFAHVGYMLQNFSLCTNTFIYGVTQSKFRQEFVNAVKYPVNSVLRIIKK; this comes from the exons ATGTCGCAATTGAAGATTCCCAGAGGAGATCTCAGGGTTTATAACTGTGATGCTCCCGGACGGAATGCGGATCCGGAGCTTCAATCAGAAAGGCCGCCAACAGCGTGCGGGccgaaaatgttggaaacatttaACAGCGCCCGGAGGATCTGCTATTTGATCATTGCCATCATTGGCTTACCCG TGAATTTGGTGGCGATCGctatcctgtcccggggaaagtgcggcctctccagctgcaccactcgctacttgGTTGTCATGGCAGCAGCGGACCTGCTGGCTGTCGTCACCGCCGTCATACTCATGCGAATCAGCTATTACTTTCCCGGATCATACCTGGACAGGTATCCCACCTGTAACATTAACTTTTTCCTGATGTGCGCGGCCAgggactgttccgtctggttcaccgtcgcatTCAGCTTCGACCGCTTTGTCctcatttgttgccagaagctgaaaacaaaatactgcacctTGAAAACTGCGGCTGCGGTTCTGGCGATAACCGGCGTCCTGCTGTGTTTGAAAAACGTCCCCTTCTATTTCTCTTCCGAACCCAAATTTATCATCGATAAAGTACCGTGGTTCTGTAAACGGAAGCGGGTTTATTACACCGACCCGCTGTGGGTGGGGTTCAGGATGTTTGATAAGGTTGTCACCCCCCTGCTGCCTCTCGCTTTTattttgctgttcaatgttctgacGGTCAGACACATTTTACTGGCCAGTCGTGTGCGGAAGGccctgaggggtcagagcaaaggGCAGAATCaaagtgacccggagatggagagcaggaggaggtcgatGATCTTACTGTTTACTATATCTGGCAGCTTCATCCTTCTGTGGTTAACAACTGTCCTTGACTTCTTATATTACAACATCGCCGGAACAACTCCCAGCCAGTACAACAATTCCGAGTTCATCTTTGCACATGTCGGATATATGCTACAGAACTTCAGTCTGTGCACCAACACTTTCATTTATGGGGTGACTCAATCGAAGTTCAGGCAGGAGTTTGTCAACGCCGTGAAGTATCCGGTTAACTCCGTCCTCCGAATTATTAAGAAATAA